The DNA sequence GCCAGCGCGGGCAGCAACAAGGCTTGCAGGACCGCGTCAGTGCACGTCAGGCGTACCGTGCCGCTGACGACCTCGCCACCCTGCTCCACACCGATACGCGCCGCCTCCAAGGCCTGCTCGGCGCGCTCGGCCTGTTCGGCCAGCGCCTGGGCCAGGCTCGTGGGCAAGTACCCGGCACGACTTTTTTCGAACAAGGGTTGGCCTAGCGCCGCCTCGAGCCGGCGTACCGAGCGGAATACCGTGGACACGTCCACATGCAGCAATCGCGCTGCCCGGGCCAGCGAGCCGCCACGGACCAGCGCCAGGATCAGGGAAAGATCGGGGTAATCCAGACGATAGTGCGTCGATGCATTGATCAATTGGGTAAACGCCAATATTGATTGCGTGAACGCCAATCTATAGTGGCAACCAGGAATCAACAAGCGGCGAGCCTCCCATGGAAAACCAACGTCCTTTGCACATCGCCCTGGTCGGCGATCACGACCCACACATCACCGCCCACCGAGCGATCCCCATCGCCCTGGAACTGACCGAAAAACAAACCGGCCAAGAGATTCGCTTCCAATGGCTGGCAACCGAGCTCATCACAGACAGCACGGTGCTGAAGGATTTCGATGGCGTCTGGTGCGTGCCCGGCAGTCCTTACCGAAACGAAGACGGCGCCTTGCAAGCCATTCGTTTTGCCCGCGAACAACGCCGCCCTTTCCTCGGCACCTGCGGCGGTTTTCAGCACGCGGTGTTGGAATATGCCCGCAATGTGATGGGCTGGGCCGACGCCGCCCATGGCGAAACCGCCCCTGAAGCGGAACGGGTATTGTTGACGCCGCTGAGCTGCGCCTTGGTCGAAACCATCGACAGCCTCCAACTCGAGGCGGATTCCTTGATTGCCAGGGCCTATGGTCGCCAGACGGTATTCGAGGGCTACCATTGCCGCTTCGGGGTCAATCCAGAATTTGAACACGACTTGCTGGGCGAACGCTTGCACGCCGTGGCCCGGGATTCAGCCGGTGACCTGCGAGCCGTGGAACTGCGCGATCATCCGTTCTTTGTCGCGACGCTGTTCCAGCCTGAGCGTGCAGCGCTGGAGGGTCGCGTGCCGCCGCTGGTCAGGGCGTTTGTCGAAGCCTGTGCCAGGACAATGCCATGAACCCCCATTATTACGCGGTGATCTTCACATCCCTGCGCACGGAGGGGGACCAAGGCTACGCCGAAGCCGCCGAGCGCATGCTGACCCTGGCCCGAGAGCAGCCGGGGTTTCTCGGCGTGGAATCGGCCCGTGGCGAAGAGGGTCTGGGGATTACGGTGTCATATTGGAGCGATGAAGCTGCGATCCTGGCCTGGAAACAGCATCCCGAACACAGCGCGATCCGCGAGCGCGGTCGTTCCACCTGGTATGCCCATTGCCATACGCGGGTGTGCAAGGTCGAACGGGAGTATGCCTTCCAACGCCCAATCTAATGCCAGGACACAAATCCTTGTGGGAGCTTACTCGCGATGGCGGTATGAGCAGTCACGGTGATATTGGCTGATCCACCGCTATCGCGAGCAAGCTCGCTCCCACAGGATTTTTATTCAACTCAAGATCGGGGGCTCAGCCTGCCACCAACTGTCGCACCGCCACGATCTCCGGCAAATCACTGCGGGCCATGTACACGCGCAAGGGTTCGGTGAGGTTGATCCGGTCGTCGATGTTCTGATCCAGCAACAACTGGATCCGCTCGCGCTTGAGGGCCATGGTGCCGTCTGTCACGGGAGTCCAGACAAATTCGCTGGTGGGGATGATGCCGTCGTCGGCCACGTCCATGCCGAAGGCGTCTTCGCTGAACCGCACGATGTATTGGCCGGTCTTGCGGTTCAGGCCGACAAAACCCTTGAGCTGGTCGGCGGCCTGGCAGATGAATGTCGAAGTGGTGCGCATGGTAAACCTCATGGATGCGTCCCTCAGGACGTCTGATCGATGGTTTACACACAAGGCAAGTGAACGCTGGCTTCAGGTTTCCCTCTGCCGGGGAAACTGGTGCGGCCAAGGGTACTGCAAAGCATCCTGAAAAGGCGTGGGAAAAATCTGCTTTGCACAAATTTATGTCGGTATAGCGATAGCGCCGGTAGCGTTCAGTTGTTAAAAGAGAGGTCTTTGCAAACCTACGAAAGGATCTCGAGCATGCCTGTCACCTTCACTCGCGGCGCCTTGATGCTGAGCCTGTTGCTCGGCTTCGGTCAGACCCAGGCCGCCGAGGCCCCGAGCCCCAAGGCCCTGGCGGCCCTTCAAGGCATTCCTCATCCAGCGGTCATCGCCCACCGCGGCGCCTCGTTCGACGCGCCGGAATCCACCGCCGCGGCCTACAAACTGGCTCGCGACCTGGGCGCCGATTACCTGGAGCTGGACCTGCAACGCAGCAAGGACGGCGTGCTGTTCGTCTTGCATGACGACAGCCTGCTGCGCACCACGGATGTCGCGACGAAATTCCCCGAGCGCAAGGACAGCACCGCCAACGCGTTCACCATGGCGGAACTCAAGACCCTTGATGCCGGCAGCTGGTTCAACGCCGCCTACCCGGACCGCGCCCGCCCGTCGTTCGTGGGCCTGAAAATCCTCACCCTTGATGAAGTGATCAACATCGCCGAGGGCAACCCGCAGCAAAAACCGGGGCTGTACATTGAAACCAAGGAGCCGAAGCTGTTCCCCGGCATCGAGCGCGACCTGAAGGATAAATTGCAGGACCGCGGCTGGCTGAGCCCGTCCGGATCCAAACTGGCCAAGCGCGCCACCGGGGTCGGCCAAGGCAAGGGCAAGGTGGTCTTGCAGACCTTCGAAAAGAGCAGCCTCGAACTGCTGCACAAGGAGATGCCGAAAGTGCCGAAGATCCTGCTGTTATGGGTCGGCGAAGGCAACATCG is a window from the Pseudomonas brassicacearum genome containing:
- a CDS encoding CTP synthase → MENQRPLHIALVGDHDPHITAHRAIPIALELTEKQTGQEIRFQWLATELITDSTVLKDFDGVWCVPGSPYRNEDGALQAIRFAREQRRPFLGTCGGFQHAVLEYARNVMGWADAAHGETAPEAERVLLTPLSCALVETIDSLQLEADSLIARAYGRQTVFEGYHCRFGVNPEFEHDLLGERLHAVARDSAGDLRAVELRDHPFFVATLFQPERAALEGRVPPLVRAFVEACARTMP
- a CDS encoding antibiotic biosynthesis monooxygenase family protein, coding for MNPHYYAVIFTSLRTEGDQGYAEAAERMLTLAREQPGFLGVESARGEEGLGITVSYWSDEAAILAWKQHPEHSAIRERGRSTWYAHCHTRVCKVEREYAFQRPI
- a CDS encoding DUF2025 family protein; translation: MRTTSTFICQAADQLKGFVGLNRKTGQYIVRFSEDAFGMDVADDGIIPTSEFVWTPVTDGTMALKRERIQLLLDQNIDDRINLTEPLRVYMARSDLPEIVAVRQLVAG
- a CDS encoding glycerophosphodiester phosphodiesterase; this encodes MPVTFTRGALMLSLLLGFGQTQAAEAPSPKALAALQGIPHPAVIAHRGASFDAPESTAAAYKLARDLGADYLELDLQRSKDGVLFVLHDDSLLRTTDVATKFPERKDSTANAFTMAELKTLDAGSWFNAAYPDRARPSFVGLKILTLDEVINIAEGNPQQKPGLYIETKEPKLFPGIERDLKDKLQDRGWLSPSGSKLAKRATGVGQGKGKVVLQTFEKSSLELLHKEMPKVPKILLLWVGEGNIEPKSKVPFAQSGETDKAVYYAKQEPKDKAEFEKWIQYAKAQGAIGTGPSAALTHGGSQSYSDLVQPWMNRYTHDQGLLVHVYTVDEAVDFKKVMDAGVDGIFTNRASELLKYFKRPDTGSVAQLLEKNGY